aagccttctgtatgctacagcataaaaatcggaggaaaaaaaacgtataaataggtttttgggactgaaagacaaagtattaaaacatgtatttatacatttctggggttgaatgagttaacattgaaatatttattcaaatatatatttttttataagttttcatcaatattcacattcttggAGAAAACatggtcaaaaagagcttgttgcaacatggccttggctgatctcttatactctgctgccaccggctggccgttttttgtaataactaccattgctttatgccacctcttcatgtcagaagctgcatcaaaaccttctgtgtagtcttgcataaaaaaaacaacaacaaagtattaaaaacagtGTTTACACACTTTTGGGTTtaattgggttaaaaaaaataaaaaatccggaATGCCTTTAATGAGAATAAACTGTGCTTTTAGTTTGTTGTGGTAACAGCAGGCGGCGTCATCGTCGCCAGCTCACCGGCGCCCCTCTGTGATGGTGAGAGTCATGAAATCGAGGTGAAGATGTCAGGCAACCGCACGCTGCTCCTTGTCGACGGGGAGCCTGGACGGAGCGAAGATGCAGAGGTTAACCTTCCTTCATCGTCCAGCACCTTCATCGGAGGCCTGCCTGGTGGTGAGCATTGAGAGAAGATACGGATGAGTACATTTGTTTGCATAAAGAAGGAATCGAACCTCACTcagaaataattgtgatgaagaCTTTCAGACAATGTTTACGAATATCTGCACTTTTTCCACCCTGTCGAGCAATAATAGATTAATTTAAAACTGTTTTAACTTCAGTGAACTACTTTAATTTTCAGTACTTACAGTATAAGAGATGCTGTTGACCCTGAGAACTCGTTTTActttgatattaaaactgtaagTGAAAATTTTCGCATTTCAGatcttttgaaattttggaaaatgttACTGTCAAAAACGATATGGAGGTATTTACTTATAACAAAcaattaaaatgaccatgtatagtaaggcatttttttttttttttttaaataaccatgtatattaGTAATgcggttttatttttaaaccacaatgtatagtaaggtagtgggtgtttttattattattatatatatatatatatatatatatatatatatatatatatatatatataacgaccatgtatagtaaggtgttaaaaTAATCGCTTATGGATGACAGACTAGAAATTGAAATCGATGTAACCATTGACATTGACTGTCACCTCTTTGTCAGATGTCCCGCTGGTCTCCACGCTGGTGTCTGCTCCATTCAGCGGCTGCATGAAGGTCACAGTGAACGGACAAACACTGGACCTGGACCAGGCCATCCTGAAACATAACGACATCCGCTCCCACTCCTGCCCCCTGCTGGACTCTAACCAGTGACCTTGCACAGTACTCTGCCCAAGCAAATCCACAAGCAGGGGAGATTGTTTCCAGAATATTTATAAGATATCATGTCTTGAGTAGAGAGGCGacttattagattaaaatgtcATGAAATCTAAAGCAGGTGTTGTGGTCCTACTGGGCCCTCGTACCATGGTCTTGACTGTGACAATGGTGCTTGCTGCCCCGAAGCTCTAGCAAGTACTTTTTGCATATTCTAAGAAATATAATAAGTCAACAATGTCCACCTCATCAGTCAGAAGTCATCGGATGGAATGTTTCACCTTGTAAGCTCTCAAGAATATTTTTAGGCCCaggtaggctttttttttcttttttttttgtgatttcacTGTTACCTGTGACCCAAAGCAGCATTCTGTCCAACATGATTTCAGACTGAGCAAGTCCTCACATTTGTGTCCTTCCTCCATTCACTCATTTTTGCATATTCTggaaaatatttgcacattgttgcAGGTAGACGTGGTACGCAACATGAAGCCATATTCACAAGCTCATCTCCACCTGCTCCATGTCTACCtgcaaccttaaaaaaaaaaaaaaaatctaccttgTGCCTACTTGAGTGGTCTAAAAACAGGTGAATTCTGTCACAGTTGCACTTTGCATCTGCGCTGGTGCACAAAGTTCTCAAATCACGTAAATGCTAAAAACTACCAGGTCCGATAATGACAGATTCATTTCAGAAAGccagagaggaagaggaggctgaCGTTGCAAAAGTGGAAGACCGCTGTATCCAACATACCATGCAAGCTACTGAGAGGAAAACAAATGCGCTGTATTATACTAAGTGTGTAAATAATGTGACTGTACAATGCTTTATAGAAGGACAGAAACTCACCGTACAATAGGCTCGGCTCACTGAGGTTATCTTTGCATCAAAGCTTAACAACTACTATCGTCTCAACTTCATGTTCTTCATATAAACTATAGCTGATTCTCTCAAAAATTGGATTAAGAGCAATACTCTACTCACAAACTGAAttgtttaattattcattttgtagATGCTGAATAAACCAAAAtacaggaaaacaaacaaacaaagaatgtGAGACTGAGAAGCATTGTGTTGGTCCAAAGGGCTCCAGTATTATTTTGGCTTCACTCTGGTGTACCATTTTCTAGTTTTTCATGAATGAATGCCAGGATAccagaatactttttttttcttttcttttttttttatcatctatGTTGTAAtgtccaattattttttttattttattttttttattttatttttttttaaatatcagccCAATGTACAAAATGCTACAATTATGTTTTAATCTTCCAGGGTGACAATTGtatttaaaagcaaaataaacagTTCAATGAACTTTAAGagtgaaattgatttttttttttaaacactagtTGTGTTTATGTGTTGACAATGTTCACACATATTAATCCACAGCATTTTCTACTACTAGTGCtaaataaaatttttatttcctaATGTTCTTCGTTGACAATATAATCGTCCAAAGAAGTCaagccaaaaatgttctttacactattttctatgcagccacactagtctaaacacagcattctgattaatattgctttaGTGGAATatcagttaagcagcaaaatccatctgtttttatccatctcaaggggtggccattttgacactgaaATCCCCCGGAAAACAGGATACAAGGCTCAAACCCCCGTCAAAAcgggatgtcattttcagttgacggcaactgacaaaatggccgacccctgagatggataaaaacaggctgatttcgctgcttattccacaaatgcagtattaatcagaatgttgtgtttagatACAACATTGATtggaaagaacatttttgggttgacttcaccAGACACGATGTGTATTATCCACATTCCTTTTGAAAGAAAGCCCTTATTTATAGTGCATTTGTCATCAGAGAGAGCACACAGGAACATCTGCTAAGAAACTGAAGATGTCAGTCAGTTGATAAACTAATGTCTATTCAAAGCACATGAGCTACGTTCACTATTAAAAAGACATCTTCCTCCTTTCTAGCAGTAGCCGGCCTTCTATCAAACGTCTTATAAATTCAGGCAAACAAATTAGAGACACAAATGCTTTGTTTTCTAATGGCTGACGGTTCAGTAGGCATAAGGTGGCGGTTTCTCAAAGGGGTTGTGTGAGGTTCTGAAGAGGACCGGAGCATTGGGCGTCAGCATGAATCCGCCTCCTGGTTCCTGGGTGCCCCCTTGCTGTAACATCTGGGTGGCACCTTGTGAGGGCGGCTGACTGTGGGTTTCTTCAGAAAGACAGGAAGTGCCTCCCGGACCACCATCGGGCATCATTTGTGGGGTCGTTGGTCCTTGGAAACTACTGGTAGTCTGAGGAAAGAAGGAGGCAATATGTACCTTAGAGAAACTTTCAAAAAATGTTATCCTGTGAGTGACCCGGTTACGCAATCATGCTGCTTCACAATGCGACAATTTGCACTTTACCTGTACTGGTACTGGATAGTTAGGGTAGGCGGGTAGATTCTGCCCAGGAGGACAGAAGCCAGCGTAGGTGAGCATGTGCTGTGTCGGGTTGTACAGGATGTGGGGTGGCGGCGCTGGGCTTGGGGCCATCGGGGGAGCGGGCTTCTGCTGCAGGGTTTGGAGTGGAAATGGAACATAAAGTGTGTGGCAGCATGGAATAGTCACCATTTTTCATACTGTAACATACCATGTCCTTGTAGGCTCCGAGGATGGCGGCGGCGATGATTCCCAGGAAGAGGCCGGTCACGTTGAGGACCACCGAGGACCACAGCAGACGATGGAGGTGGATCACATCCCAACAGCCGCTAACCCCAGTGAACTCAAAGTAGTGGGGGTGGTACTCTgtgctgtaaaaacataaaaGCGCTCATAAGAACAGCCTAAACGTTTGCAGTCAAGTTACAGTTTAATGCAGGCCTGTTAACAGTCCACAATCAAAACTACTTTattacatgaaattaaatgGAAATTGTATGCAAATGTTACCTCTCACAGTTGTAAAGGTAGCAGCAGTAGCAAGTGTTGCTTCTCAGCTTCAGCTTGCAGGTTTTGTCCGACGAAGCACACGTCTCCTGCAAGGGTGGTGAATTCAAGTCGAACAACCGTTATAGCGTCATTTATTGTTTCTTGAGTAACTGCAGTAAAGTCATTCGACCACTAGATGTCGCTGAATTAAAACAGTTGGAATGAGCTTGGCGTGTACTCGCATTCGTTGTGGTCTatgaatgggctctttgcatagctcgactacttcctgaactgaatactacgttgttgttttttcctgtctttcatgagtggacaaactgattaatccaggtgtgtctgcccaatgttgttgtagttactgagatcaggcacacctggattaatcagcttgtccactcgtgaaagacaggaaatgaaggactggtgtgttcaggaagtagtggatttgtgcaaacagCCCATTAGAAGGTGTGATAAAATGTCGCTTTTTGaagtgtcaaaaatataattctGTCCTTTAGTATCTTACCATTACTCCATATGCTGTGCCTGCTGAGAGGTCAACAATTTGATGTCGTACCAAAAGAAAATATCTTGACGTCAAGGACAACTGCTCACCTCAGTGTAGTGGCTGTCAAAGGCATAGCCAGAGCCACTGGTGTAAAACTCACACATGTCCTCTTGCAAAGGTCGAATGTCCTGTGGGAAGATTCAAAAATAGAGACAAACTGCATTAAAATCTTCCCAGGGGCGCGTAG
Above is a genomic segment from Festucalex cinctus isolate MCC-2025b chromosome 4, RoL_Fcin_1.0, whole genome shotgun sequence containing:
- the tmem255b gene encoding transmembrane protein 255B; this encodes MQQPESRQTTQPSDADILDPEVAYVRRKKTALWVTVALLILSLVVLTVGLISATRTDNVPVAGYYPGITLSFGAFLGIVGIHLVENRRPMLMAAIIFISIGVIASFFCAIVDGIIASEFIDIRPLQEDMCEFYTSGSGYAFDSHYTEETCASSDKTCKLKLRSNTCYCCYLYNCESTEYHPHYFEFTGVSGCWDVIHLHRLLWSSVVLNVTGLFLGIIAAAILGAYKDMQKPAPPMAPSPAPPPHILYNPTQHMLTYAGFCPPGQNLPAYPNYPVPVQTTSSFQGPTTPQMMPDGGPGGTSCLSEETHSQPPSQGATQMLQQGGTQEPGGGFMLTPNAPVLFRTSHNPFEKPPPYAY